The following proteins come from a genomic window of Kitasatospora sp. NBC_01246:
- a CDS encoding non-ribosomal peptide synthetase, with the protein MPTGDSGLPLSYAQEQLWFLDQLRSGASTEYLMCEAFRIRGPLDLPVLEAAFTEVAARHEVLRSRYGTEGGTGVQYVDEPGPVPLAVLDLTGVPADGREARVRELHAAELRAPIDLRARAPWRLTLARFAEDEAVLLVTVHHIAFDGWSWGILARELHELCEAFAAGRPSPLEPVPVQYADFAQWQRDTWAATPERAERRRGYWRERLAGLEPLELPTDRRRPAQWDPAGDSVPFTVPAELAQRLAALGRDGGATPFMVHLAAFQLLLARWSGARDVAVGVSVSDRDEVALEPLVGMFLNTLVLRTDLSGRGSFLDLLARVRETTLDAYEHQDVPFGWVVADLAPERDLSRNPVFQVGFALHNAERRPLRLPGLDVSKVEAATEHSAFDLSLHLSELPDGSFAARLIYPTALFDRARIERMAASLVRLLAAIAERPAAPAHTLETVPDAELADFARWNRTETGRPRRSLAELFFAQALATPDAVAVVSGARRTDYAALADRVRRLAGVLRSRGVGRESPVGVALHRGTDLVATLLAVLTAGGVYVPLAPEQPAERLAHLVADAGVGLLVTEESLLGQLPPHPNTLVLDREGGEDPAGAPSADLEPAGVTGAEAAYVMYTSGSTGRPKGVVVPEAAIRNRVLWSVERYGLGPGDRVLQKTTIGFDAAVWEFLSPLVCGATVVTGPQDAHRDPAVMARAVAEHRVTVLQGVPSMLRLLLDEPALADCDALRVVCSAGEPLPAELCARLRRIVDVEVVNTYGPTECAIDSTAWPYDPAEPGEQVPIGLPLPNVRTYVVDAEDRLVPVGVVGELCVGGIGLARGYAGRGDLTADRFVPDPFAAVPGARRYRTGDLVRRRADGALEYVGRVDDQVKIGGVRIEPGEIEALLATDPSVAAAVVAAHRSGTGDTRLTAYVVAAAGARIEPDGLRARLAAALPEAMVPSAVVELDELPLTPNGKVDRRRLPAAEPERPAARAWEAPRTDAERTVAALMAEVLDVERVGAHDDFFLLGGYSLLAIKLVLRLRRAFGIELTVGELFHAPTVAGLAARIDGASGTGPDTAADAVRPVGRDRPLPLSFGQQRMWFLDQLEPGSHEYVVPLALRLTGPLDTAALRGALDALSARHEVLRTRYRSEGGDPVQVVDPAGPVDFTLTDLSAGPDAEAGARALVDELARSPFDLAQGHPLRATLIRTAPEDHLLVLTLHHIAFDAWSTNVYLRELDLAYRSFTEDAPALPAPEPVQYADFAVWQREQQDAGRLDHQLAYWRDRLGGLTPVELPTDRLRSAVRDSRGANVVVEVAPEVGRAVTELAGRHGATPFMVLLAVFQVMLHRYTGLDDLAVGTPVAGRTRQETEDLVGFFTNNLVIRNDLAGNPAFPDLLDHVRGSVLDAFAHQDVPFEHLVDALRPERDLSRNPLFQVMFEHQHLAGVPARLGAAAVEPVRAGLEIAKFDLTVTVKERGGRMYCWFEYATALFDRATVERMAGHYLTLIGSVTAAPGARIGDLGMLTDEERHTVLTRWADPAGGRAAELDPVEEHGLCVPELFARQARRTPDAVAVVFGDQRLSYAELDARADRFAARLRALGVTSETVVGSLLERGVEAVVVLLAVLKAGGSYVPFDPQHPAERLEFMLADAGPELVVTTGAFADRVTGSHRVVLADGTDDGTHTDDGTAAGTDSAATEAEPVLIRPENLAYVIYTSGSTGRPKGVMIEHRSYAHHCRVIADQYGIAPGERVVLLSALTFDVAMDQIAATLVAGATIVVADPVFWTPAELPVRLAEHGVTVVEITPSYYRAVLESPDLHLLSGLKLMNVGSDVVTGLDARRWAQTGLPARFLCNYGPTEATVTCLLHPVSEVPAEGDEASALPLGRPVPGTRAHILDADQRPVPVGVPGELYLGGVRLARGYHRRPELTAERFVPDPFGGEPGGRLYRTGDLARHRPDGTIEFLGRIDQQVKVRGLRIELGEIEAALARHPALQEAVVTAPETAPGERRLAAYLVARPGSPMPDVAELRGHLRALLPEYMIPALWVPLDALPLTASKKVDRKALPDASAALAGGAREHLAPRDPAEEAVAAIWGEVLGVERIGVQDDFFALGGHSLLATRVLARLRETFAVELPLRLLFEATTVARLTEAVTDAVEAEITALTDEEVAGLLAEEGHR; encoded by the coding sequence ATGCCCACCGGTGACAGCGGACTCCCGCTCTCCTACGCCCAGGAGCAGCTGTGGTTCCTGGACCAGCTGCGCTCCGGCGCCTCCACCGAGTACCTGATGTGCGAGGCGTTCCGGATCCGCGGCCCGCTCGACCTGCCGGTGCTGGAGGCCGCGTTCACCGAGGTCGCGGCGCGGCACGAGGTGCTGCGCTCGCGCTACGGCACCGAGGGCGGCACCGGGGTGCAGTACGTCGACGAGCCCGGCCCCGTGCCGCTCGCCGTGCTCGACCTGACCGGGGTGCCGGCGGACGGCCGCGAGGCGAGGGTGCGCGAGCTGCACGCCGCCGAGCTGCGCGCCCCGATCGACCTGCGCGCCCGGGCGCCCTGGCGGCTGACCCTGGCCCGGTTCGCCGAGGACGAGGCCGTCCTGCTGGTGACCGTCCACCACATCGCCTTCGACGGCTGGTCCTGGGGCATCCTGGCGCGCGAGCTGCACGAGCTCTGCGAGGCCTTCGCGGCCGGGCGGCCGTCGCCGCTGGAGCCCGTCCCGGTGCAGTACGCCGACTTCGCGCAGTGGCAGCGCGACACCTGGGCCGCCACCCCCGAGCGGGCCGAGCGGCGGCGCGGCTACTGGCGGGAGCGGCTGGCCGGCCTGGAACCGCTGGAGCTGCCCACCGACCGCCGCCGCCCGGCGCAGTGGGACCCGGCCGGCGACAGCGTCCCGTTCACCGTGCCGGCGGAGCTCGCGCAGCGGCTGGCCGCGCTCGGCCGGGACGGCGGCGCGACCCCGTTCATGGTGCACCTGGCCGCGTTCCAGCTGCTGCTCGCCCGCTGGTCCGGCGCCCGCGACGTGGCCGTCGGCGTCTCGGTCTCGGACCGCGACGAGGTGGCCCTGGAGCCGCTGGTCGGCATGTTCCTCAACACGCTGGTGCTGCGGACCGACCTGTCCGGCCGGGGATCCTTCCTCGACCTGCTGGCGCGGGTCCGCGAGACCACCCTGGACGCCTACGAGCACCAGGACGTCCCGTTCGGCTGGGTGGTCGCCGACCTCGCCCCCGAGCGCGACCTCTCCCGCAACCCGGTGTTCCAGGTCGGCTTCGCGCTGCACAACGCCGAGCGCCGCCCGCTGCGGCTGCCCGGGCTCGACGTGAGCAAGGTCGAGGCGGCCACCGAGCACTCCGCGTTCGACCTCTCGCTGCACCTGTCCGAGCTCCCCGACGGCTCGTTCGCGGCCCGGCTGATCTACCCGACCGCGCTCTTCGACCGGGCCCGGATCGAGCGGATGGCGGCGAGCCTGGTGCGGCTGCTGGCGGCCATCGCCGAGCGCCCGGCGGCCCCCGCCCACACGCTGGAGACCGTCCCCGACGCGGAGCTGGCCGACTTCGCCCGCTGGAACCGCACCGAGACCGGGCGCCCGCGGCGGTCGCTGGCCGAACTGTTCTTCGCCCAGGCACTGGCCACCCCGGACGCGGTCGCCGTGGTGTCCGGCGCGCGGCGGACCGACTACGCCGCTCTCGCCGACCGGGTCCGGCGGCTCGCCGGGGTGCTGCGCTCGCGCGGCGTCGGCCGGGAGAGCCCCGTCGGCGTCGCCCTGCACCGCGGCACCGACCTGGTCGCCACCCTGCTCGCGGTGCTGACCGCGGGCGGCGTCTACGTGCCGCTGGCCCCGGAGCAGCCGGCCGAGCGGCTGGCCCACCTGGTCGCCGACGCCGGGGTGGGCCTGCTGGTCACCGAGGAGTCCCTGCTCGGCCAGCTGCCGCCGCACCCGAACACGCTCGTCCTCGACCGCGAGGGCGGCGAGGACCCGGCGGGGGCGCCGTCGGCGGACCTCGAACCCGCCGGCGTCACCGGCGCCGAGGCCGCGTACGTGATGTACACCTCCGGCTCCACCGGCAGGCCCAAGGGCGTCGTCGTCCCGGAGGCCGCGATCCGCAACCGGGTGCTCTGGTCCGTGGAGCGCTACGGCCTCGGCCCCGGTGACCGGGTGCTGCAGAAGACCACCATCGGCTTCGACGCCGCGGTCTGGGAGTTCCTCTCCCCGCTGGTCTGTGGCGCCACCGTGGTCACCGGCCCGCAGGACGCCCACCGCGACCCGGCGGTGATGGCCCGCGCCGTCGCCGAGCACCGCGTCACCGTGCTCCAGGGCGTGCCCTCGATGCTGCGCCTGCTGCTCGACGAACCGGCCCTGGCCGACTGCGACGCGCTGCGCGTGGTCTGCTCGGCGGGCGAGCCGCTGCCCGCCGAACTCTGCGCCCGGCTGCGCCGGATCGTCGACGTCGAGGTGGTCAACACCTACGGCCCCACCGAGTGCGCGATCGACTCCACCGCCTGGCCCTACGACCCGGCCGAGCCCGGCGAGCAGGTGCCGATCGGCCTGCCGCTGCCCAATGTGCGCACCTACGTGGTGGACGCCGAAGACCGTCTGGTGCCGGTCGGCGTCGTCGGTGAACTCTGCGTCGGCGGCATCGGTCTGGCCCGCGGCTACGCCGGCCGCGGCGACCTCACCGCCGACCGGTTCGTCCCGGACCCGTTCGCCGCCGTGCCCGGCGCCCGCCGCTACCGCACCGGCGACCTGGTGCGCCGCCGCGCGGACGGCGCGCTGGAGTACGTCGGACGCGTCGACGACCAGGTCAAGATCGGCGGCGTGCGGATCGAGCCCGGCGAGATCGAGGCGCTGCTGGCGACCGACCCCTCGGTGGCCGCCGCCGTGGTGGCCGCCCACCGGTCCGGCACCGGCGACACCCGGTTGACCGCCTACGTGGTGGCCGCCGCCGGGGCGCGGATCGAGCCGGACGGGCTGCGCGCCCGGCTGGCCGCCGCGCTGCCGGAGGCCATGGTGCCGTCCGCCGTGGTCGAGCTCGACGAGCTGCCGCTCACGCCCAACGGCAAGGTGGACCGCCGCCGGCTGCCCGCCGCCGAGCCGGAGCGCCCGGCCGCGCGGGCCTGGGAGGCCCCGCGCACCGACGCCGAGCGGACCGTCGCCGCACTGATGGCCGAGGTGCTGGACGTCGAACGGGTCGGCGCGCACGACGACTTCTTCCTGCTCGGCGGCTACTCGCTGCTCGCGATCAAGCTGGTGCTGCGGCTGCGGCGCGCGTTCGGCATCGAGCTGACCGTCGGCGAGCTGTTCCACGCGCCGACCGTCGCCGGGCTGGCCGCCCGGATCGACGGCGCCTCGGGCACCGGCCCCGACACCGCGGCGGACGCCGTCCGCCCCGTCGGCCGGGACCGCCCGCTGCCGCTCTCCTTCGGCCAGCAGCGGATGTGGTTCCTCGACCAGCTGGAGCCCGGGAGCCACGAGTACGTCGTCCCGCTGGCGCTGCGGCTGACCGGCCCGCTCGACACCGCGGCGCTGCGCGGCGCGCTGGACGCGCTCTCCGCCCGGCACGAGGTGCTGCGCACCCGGTACCGCTCCGAGGGCGGCGACCCCGTCCAGGTCGTCGACCCCGCCGGGCCGGTCGACTTCACCCTGACCGACCTGTCGGCCGGGCCGGACGCCGAGGCAGGGGCCCGCGCCCTGGTCGACGAGCTGGCCCGCTCCCCGTTCGACCTGGCCCAGGGCCACCCGCTGCGGGCGACCCTGATCCGCACCGCCCCCGAGGACCACCTGCTCGTCCTGACCCTGCACCACATCGCGTTCGACGCCTGGTCGACCAACGTCTACCTGCGCGAACTCGACCTCGCCTACCGGTCCTTCACCGAGGACGCGCCGGCCCTGCCGGCCCCCGAGCCGGTCCAGTACGCGGACTTCGCCGTCTGGCAGCGCGAGCAGCAGGACGCCGGCCGGCTGGACCACCAGCTCGCCTACTGGCGCGACCGCCTGGGCGGCCTGACGCCGGTCGAGCTGCCCACCGACCGGCTCCGCTCGGCCGTCCGCGACTCGCGCGGCGCCAACGTGGTCGTCGAGGTGGCGCCGGAGGTCGGCCGGGCCGTCACCGAGCTGGCTGGCCGGCACGGCGCGACCCCGTTCATGGTGCTGCTCGCCGTCTTCCAGGTGATGCTGCACCGCTACACCGGCCTCGACGACCTCGCGGTCGGCACCCCCGTCGCCGGGCGGACCCGCCAGGAGACCGAGGACCTCGTCGGGTTCTTCACCAACAACCTGGTGATCCGCAACGACCTGGCCGGCAACCCGGCCTTCCCGGACCTGCTGGACCACGTCCGCGGCTCGGTGCTCGACGCCTTCGCCCACCAGGACGTGCCGTTCGAGCACCTGGTCGACGCGCTGCGCCCGGAGCGGGACCTCTCCCGCAACCCGCTGTTCCAGGTCATGTTCGAGCACCAGCACCTGGCCGGCGTCCCCGCCCGGCTCGGCGCGGCCGCCGTGGAGCCGGTCCGGGCCGGCCTGGAGATCGCCAAGTTCGACCTCACCGTGACCGTCAAGGAACGCGGCGGCCGGATGTACTGCTGGTTCGAGTACGCGACCGCGCTCTTCGACCGGGCGACCGTCGAACGGATGGCCGGCCACTACCTGACCCTGATCGGCAGCGTCACCGCCGCCCCCGGGGCCCGGATCGGCGACCTCGGCATGCTCACCGACGAGGAGCGGCACACCGTCCTCACCCGCTGGGCCGACCCGGCCGGCGGGCGGGCCGCCGAGCTCGACCCGGTCGAGGAGCACGGGCTCTGCGTGCCCGAGCTCTTCGCCCGGCAGGCCCGGCGCACCCCGGACGCGGTCGCCGTGGTCTTCGGCGACCAGCGGCTGAGCTACGCCGAACTCGACGCGCGGGCCGACCGGTTCGCGGCCCGGCTGCGCGCCCTCGGGGTCACCTCGGAGACGGTCGTCGGCTCCCTCCTGGAGCGCGGCGTCGAGGCGGTCGTGGTGCTGCTCGCGGTGCTGAAGGCCGGCGGCTCGTACGTGCCGTTCGACCCGCAGCACCCGGCCGAGCGGCTGGAGTTCATGCTCGCCGACGCCGGCCCGGAACTCGTGGTCACCACCGGGGCCTTCGCCGACCGGGTGACCGGCTCCCACCGGGTGGTGCTCGCCGACGGGACCGACGACGGGACCCACACCGACGACGGGACCGCCGCCGGAACCGACAGCGCCGCCACCGAGGCCGAGCCGGTCCTGATCCGGCCGGAGAACCTCGCCTACGTCATCTACACCTCCGGCTCGACCGGCCGCCCCAAGGGCGTCATGATCGAGCACCGCTCCTACGCCCACCACTGCCGGGTGATCGCCGACCAGTACGGCATCGCCCCCGGCGAGCGGGTGGTCCTGCTCTCCGCCCTCACCTTCGACGTGGCGATGGACCAGATCGCGGCCACCCTGGTCGCGGGCGCCACCATCGTGGTCGCCGACCCGGTGTTCTGGACCCCGGCCGAGCTGCCGGTCCGGCTCGCCGAGCACGGGGTCACCGTCGTCGAGATCACGCCGTCCTACTACCGGGCCGTCCTGGAGTCCCCCGACCTGCACCTGCTGAGCGGGCTCAAGCTGATGAACGTCGGCAGCGACGTGGTCACCGGCCTGGACGCGCGGCGCTGGGCGCAGACCGGCCTGCCCGCCCGCTTCCTGTGCAACTACGGCCCGACCGAGGCCACCGTCACCTGCCTGCTGCACCCCGTCTCCGAGGTGCCGGCGGAGGGCGACGAGGCCTCGGCCCTGCCGCTCGGGCGGCCCGTCCCCGGCACCCGCGCGCACATCCTCGACGCCGACCAGCGGCCCGTCCCGGTCGGCGTCCCCGGCGAGCTGTACCTGGGCGGCGTCCGGCTGGCCCGCGGCTACCACCGCCGCCCGGAGCTGACCGCCGAGCGCTTCGTGCCCGACCCCTTCGGCGGCGAGCCGGGCGGGCGCCTCTACCGGACCGGCGACCTCGCCCGCCACCGGCCGGACGGCACCATCGAGTTCCTCGGCCGGATCGACCAGCAGGTCAAGGTCCGCGGCCTGCGCATCGAACTCGGCGAGATCGAGGCGGCGCTGGCCCGCCACCCCGCCCTCCAGGAGGCGGTGGTGACCGCCCCGGAGACCGCCCCCGGCGAACGCCGGCTGGCCGCCTACCTGGTGGCCCGGCCCGGCAGCCCGATGCCCGACGTGGCCGAACTCCGCGGCCACCTGCGGGCGCTGCTCCCCGAGTACATGATCCCCGCGCTGTGGGTGCCGCTCGACGCGCTCCCGCTGACCGCCAGCAAGAAGGTCGACCGCAAGGCACTGCCCGACGCCTCCGCCGCGCTGGCCGGCGGGGCCCGCGAGCACCTGGCCCCGCGCGACCCCGCCGAGGAGGCGGTCGCCGCGATCTGGGGCGAGGTGCTGGGCGTCGAGCGGATCGGCGTCCAGGACGACTTCTTCGCCCTGGGCGGCCACTCGCTGCTGGCCACCCGGGTCCTGGCCCGGCTCCGCGAGACGTTCGCCGTCGAGCTGCCGCTGCGCCTGCTGTTCGAGGCCACCACGGTGGCCCGGCTCACCGAGGCGGTGACCGACGCCGTCGAGGCCGAGATCACCGCGCTCACCGACGAGGAAGTGGCGGGCCTGCTCGCCGAGGAGGGGCACCGATGA
- a CDS encoding TauD/TfdA family dioxygenase codes for MPLAEYLSAARPFVRGRLLEHGAVLLRGFGVGGVDGFEAAVRAVSGSPLAYAERSSPRSTIKGQVYTSTDYPPNEEIFLHNENSYQADWPMTLFFHCVEPPETLGATPLADTRRVYEAIDPAVREEFAARGWMVVRNFSDGFGVPWQQAFNTSDRAEVDAYCARNGVATEWTADGLRTRARRRAVHRHPVTGETVWFNHLTFFHVTTLGEEVSSALREMYDDSQLPTNTYYGDGRPVPDEVIAHLRACYRAEWRRFDWQRDDVLLVDNMLSAHAREPFTGPRRIAVAMAEPYSAAVSPDSLLEASDAHR; via the coding sequence ATGCCCCTGGCCGAGTACCTCTCGGCCGCCCGACCGTTCGTCCGCGGCCGGCTGCTCGAACACGGCGCGGTCCTGCTGCGCGGGTTCGGCGTCGGCGGGGTGGACGGGTTCGAGGCGGCGGTGCGGGCGGTGTCCGGCTCGCCCCTGGCCTACGCCGAGCGGTCCTCGCCGCGCAGCACCATCAAGGGGCAGGTGTACACCTCGACCGACTACCCGCCGAACGAGGAGATCTTCCTCCACAACGAGAACTCCTACCAGGCCGACTGGCCGATGACCCTGTTCTTCCACTGCGTCGAGCCGCCGGAGACGCTCGGCGCCACCCCGCTCGCCGACACCCGCCGGGTGTACGAGGCGATCGACCCCGCCGTCCGCGAGGAGTTCGCCGCCCGCGGCTGGATGGTGGTGCGCAACTTCTCGGACGGCTTCGGCGTCCCGTGGCAGCAGGCCTTCAACACCTCCGACCGCGCCGAGGTCGACGCCTACTGCGCCCGCAACGGCGTCGCCACCGAGTGGACCGCCGACGGCCTGCGCACCCGCGCCCGCCGCCGGGCGGTGCACCGCCACCCGGTGACCGGCGAGACGGTCTGGTTCAACCACCTCACCTTCTTCCACGTGACCACACTCGGCGAGGAGGTGAGCTCGGCGCTGCGCGAGATGTACGACGACTCCCAGCTGCCGACCAACACCTACTACGGCGACGGCCGGCCGGTGCCGGACGAGGTCATCGCGCACCTGCGCGCCTGCTACCGCGCCGAGTGGCGCCGCTTCGACTGGCAGCGGGACGACGTCCTGCTGGTGGACAACATGCTGTCGGCGCACGCCCGCGAGCCGTTCACCGGCCCGCGCCGGATCGCCGTGGCCATGGCCGAGCCGTACTCGGCCGCCGTCAGCCCCGACTCGCTCCTGGAGGCGTCCGATGCCCACCGGTGA
- a CDS encoding MbtH family protein, whose amino-acid sequence MAEEDTDDRTYRVVLNDEEQYSVWPADRDLPLGWYAEGTEGTRADCLTHIGTVWTDMRPLSLRRQMERAAG is encoded by the coding sequence GTGGCCGAGGAAGACACCGACGACCGCACCTACCGCGTCGTCCTCAACGACGAGGAGCAGTACTCCGTCTGGCCCGCCGACCGGGACCTCCCGCTCGGCTGGTACGCGGAGGGCACCGAGGGCACCAGGGCCGACTGCCTGACCCACATCGGCACGGTCTGGACCGACATGCGGCCGCTCAGTCTGCGCCGCCAGATGGAGCGGGCGGCCGGCTAG
- a CDS encoding MFS transporter: MTSPDTRAPADEQTRPPDPPDPPAPADAADPPGPADAAGTEAVVPLHRNRDFLLLWGGSAVSLLGSTATTIAYPLLVLALTGSPFDAGLAGFVALLPALLLQLPAGALVDRWPRRRLMIWCDALRALGAAVIAGAAALDLLSLPLVLVVGFTEGALTVFHGLAAHAAVPNVVAPGQLSLALSRNEARGRGAVMLGTPLGGILFGLGRAVPFVADALTYLVSLTGLLFIRKEFEAERSAGTGTMREQVREGLGWLWKHPFLRTTTLLVAGSNLMFRALFLVAIVLATDVGASSAGVGLMVGVAGAGGLAGSLAAPWFARRLGLSALVIAANWAWAVLMVVIAVSRDPFTLAAAYAAMWFVGPLWNVALGSYQLGITPDRLRGRVLAAMSTLSNGALPIGSLLGGLLLDSAGARTAAVALAGWMVLLAVAASVARTVRTVPGPANP; encoded by the coding sequence ATGACCAGCCCCGACACGCGGGCTCCGGCGGACGAGCAGACCCGGCCGCCGGACCCGCCCGATCCACCCGCTCCGGCGGACGCGGCCGATCCACCCGGCCCGGCGGACGCGGCCGGGACGGAAGCCGTGGTCCCGCTGCACCGCAACCGCGACTTCCTGCTGCTGTGGGGCGGCTCGGCCGTCTCCCTGCTCGGCTCGACCGCGACCACCATCGCCTACCCGCTGCTGGTCCTCGCCCTCACCGGCTCGCCGTTCGACGCCGGGCTCGCCGGCTTCGTCGCGCTGCTGCCCGCCCTGCTGCTCCAGCTGCCGGCCGGCGCCCTGGTGGACCGCTGGCCGCGCCGGCGGCTGATGATCTGGTGCGACGCGCTGCGCGCGCTCGGCGCGGCGGTCATCGCCGGCGCGGCGGCGCTCGACCTGCTCAGCCTCCCGCTGGTGCTGGTGGTGGGGTTCACCGAGGGCGCGCTCACCGTCTTCCACGGCCTCGCCGCGCACGCGGCCGTCCCCAACGTCGTGGCACCGGGCCAGCTTTCGCTGGCGCTGTCCCGCAACGAGGCGCGCGGGCGGGGCGCCGTGATGCTCGGCACGCCGCTCGGCGGCATCCTGTTCGGGCTCGGCCGGGCCGTGCCGTTCGTCGCCGACGCGCTGACCTACCTGGTCTCGCTGACCGGCCTGCTGTTCATCCGCAAGGAGTTCGAGGCCGAGCGGTCCGCCGGCACCGGCACCATGCGCGAGCAGGTCCGGGAGGGCCTGGGGTGGCTCTGGAAGCACCCCTTCCTGCGCACCACCACCCTGCTGGTGGCCGGCAGCAACCTGATGTTCCGGGCGCTGTTCCTGGTCGCCATCGTGCTGGCCACCGACGTCGGCGCGTCCTCGGCCGGGGTCGGCCTGATGGTCGGGGTCGCCGGCGCCGGCGGGCTCGCCGGCTCGCTGGCCGCCCCCTGGTTCGCCCGCCGCCTGGGCCTCAGCGCCCTGGTGATCGCGGCGAACTGGGCCTGGGCCGTGCTGATGGTGGTGATCGCCGTCAGCCGCGACCCGTTCACGCTCGCCGCCGCCTACGCGGCGATGTGGTTCGTCGGGCCGCTGTGGAACGTGGCGCTCGGCAGCTACCAGCTGGGCATCACCCCCGACCGGCTGCGCGGCCGGGTGCTCGCGGCGATGAGCACGCTGTCCAACGGGGCCCTGCCGATCGGCTCGCTGCTCGGCGGCCTGCTGCTCGACTCGGCCGGCGCGCGGACCGCCGCGGTGGCCCTGGCGGGCTGGATGGTGCTGCTCGCCGTCGCCGCCTCGGTCGCCCGCACGGTGCGCACCGTGCCCGGCCCGGCGAACCCGTGA
- the sbnA gene encoding 2,3-diaminopropionate biosynthesis protein SbnA yields the protein MPAPDDRPAGVLGTIGGTPLVELAKLAPGRHFTTYAKLEAFNPGGSMKDRSALEMLRERIRTGALVPGRSVVVESSSGNLGIGLAQVCSYYGLRFICVVDPRTNRQNIAIMRALGAEVEVVQETDPVTGEYLPVRIRRISELTARIPGAYWPNQYANPLNPQAHRRTMREILDAVPGGIDYLFCATSSCGTLRGCAEQVRELRLPVTVVAVDARGSAIFGGVPTSRLIPGHGAAVRPALYRDGLADEVVHVTDLECVVGCRRLAGREAILAGGSSGALVAAIDLMADRIPAGSRCAVVLPDRGERYLDTIYNDEWVARHFGDVSHLWKEKEYAMKVAPC from the coding sequence ATGCCGGCACCTGACGACCGGCCGGCCGGCGTCCTCGGCACGATCGGCGGCACCCCGCTGGTCGAACTCGCCAAGCTCGCCCCGGGCCGACACTTCACCACCTACGCCAAGCTGGAGGCGTTCAACCCCGGCGGCAGCATGAAGGACCGGTCGGCGCTGGAGATGCTCCGCGAACGGATCCGCACCGGCGCGCTGGTGCCCGGCCGCTCCGTGGTCGTCGAATCCAGCTCCGGCAACCTCGGGATCGGACTCGCCCAGGTCTGCTCCTACTACGGGCTCCGGTTCATCTGCGTGGTGGACCCGCGCACCAACCGCCAGAACATCGCCATCATGCGGGCGCTCGGCGCCGAGGTGGAGGTGGTCCAGGAGACCGACCCGGTGACCGGCGAGTACCTGCCGGTCCGGATCCGCCGGATCAGCGAGCTGACCGCCCGCATCCCCGGCGCCTACTGGCCCAACCAGTACGCCAACCCGCTGAACCCCCAGGCGCACCGGCGGACGATGCGCGAGATCCTGGACGCCGTCCCCGGCGGGATCGACTACCTGTTCTGCGCGACGAGTTCCTGCGGCACCCTGCGCGGCTGCGCGGAGCAGGTCCGCGAACTGCGCCTGCCGGTGACCGTGGTCGCGGTGGACGCCAGGGGCAGCGCCATCTTCGGCGGCGTCCCGACCTCCCGGCTGATCCCCGGCCACGGCGCGGCCGTCCGGCCCGCGCTCTACCGCGACGGCCTCGCCGACGAGGTCGTCCACGTGACCGACCTCGAATGCGTGGTCGGCTGCCGCCGGCTCGCCGGCCGCGAGGCCATCCTGGCCGGCGGCTCGTCCGGCGCGCTGGTGGCGGCGATCGACCTGATGGCCGACCGCATCCCCGCCGGCTCGCGCTGCGCGGTCGTCCTGCCCGACCGCGGCGAGCGGTACCTCGACACGATCTACAACGACGAATGGGTCGCCCGCCACTTCGGCGACGTGTCCCACCTGTGGAAGGAGAAGGAGTACGCGATGAAGGTGGCACCATGCTGA
- the sbnB gene encoding 2,3-diaminopropionate biosynthesis protein SbnB, translating into MLILGAGEVRQVLDGAESEVVAAVRRAYVLHDRGRTALPHSVFLRFPDDPRNRIIGLPAYLGEDVPVAGIKWISSFPGNTAAGRERASAAVILNSMATGHPEALLEGSLISARRTAASAALAASVLTSETPETGATLIGCGVIGFEILNYLRAVLPDLGTVTVFDLDRSRAEAFAARCEARWPGLKTAVAETAEDAMAAHRLVCLATTAGTPHLTTEACRPGTLVLHVSLRDLTAESILGAVNVVDDADHVCRERTSLHLAEELVGNRDFISTSLGAVLRADEPYRRTEDGVTVFSPFGLGALDLALAGLVHRQARERGLGTRVAGFLPEGAGAAAG; encoded by the coding sequence ATGCTGATCCTCGGAGCAGGGGAGGTCCGGCAGGTCCTCGACGGTGCCGAGAGCGAGGTCGTCGCGGCCGTCCGCCGCGCCTACGTCCTGCACGACCGGGGCCGCACGGCCCTGCCGCACTCGGTGTTCCTCCGCTTTCCCGACGACCCGCGCAACCGGATCATCGGACTGCCCGCCTACCTCGGCGAGGACGTCCCGGTGGCGGGCATCAAGTGGATCTCCTCCTTCCCCGGCAACACCGCCGCCGGTCGGGAGCGCGCCTCCGCCGCGGTGATCCTCAACTCCATGGCCACCGGGCACCCGGAGGCCCTGCTGGAGGGCTCGCTGATCTCGGCCCGGCGGACGGCGGCCAGCGCCGCCCTCGCCGCGTCCGTCCTCACCTCGGAGACCCCCGAGACCGGAGCCACCCTGATCGGCTGCGGCGTGATCGGCTTCGAGATCCTGAACTACCTCCGGGCGGTCCTGCCGGACCTCGGCACCGTCACCGTGTTCGACCTCGACCGGTCCCGCGCGGAGGCCTTCGCCGCCCGCTGCGAGGCCCGCTGGCCCGGGCTCAAGACGGCCGTCGCCGAGACGGCCGAGGACGCGATGGCAGCCCACCGGCTGGTCTGCCTGGCCACCACCGCCGGGACCCCGCACCTGACCACCGAGGCCTGCCGGCCGGGCACCCTGGTGCTGCACGTGTCCCTGCGCGACCTGACCGCCGAGAGCATCCTGGGCGCGGTCAACGTGGTCGACGACGCCGACCACGTCTGCCGGGAGCGGACGTCCCTGCACCTGGCCGAGGAGCTGGTCGGCAACCGGGACTTCATCTCCACCTCGCTCGGCGCCGTGCTCCGCGCCGACGAGCCCTACCGGCGCACCGAGGACGGCGTCACCGTCTTCTCGCCGTTCGGGCTCGGCGCGCTCGACCTCGCCCTGGCGGGCCTGGTCCACCGGCAGGCGCGCGAGCGCGGGCTGGGCACCCGGGTGGCGGGATTCCTGCCGGAGGGCGCCGGAGCCGCCGCCGGGTGA